From Agrobacterium tumefaciens, a single genomic window includes:
- a CDS encoding transporter substrate-binding domain-containing protein, whose product MAFTFSKFAAQLVAGGVIIASMATAAHADATLDRIKGRGKLTVGVILSGAPFGFIDPKTQEQKGLNIDVAKALAAGLGVELVTETVTPPNRVQFLQQGKVDILIANMQYTEERAKTLDYVPTPYDRQGGAAIGRKDSGIKDWSDLKGKIACVSQGSNYTQPLIEEYGAEVKALPSQPESLLALKGGNCDVSVHVNGTISLMLQDRADEWKDYGILIPTDLIPSDSVIWLRKGESDTQAALDKIVKDLHASGKMIEFAKSNRLPSIGYMEEQQKKLSAAQ is encoded by the coding sequence ATGGCCTTCACTTTCTCCAAATTTGCCGCGCAACTCGTCGCTGGTGGCGTCATTATCGCTTCCATGGCCACCGCCGCCCACGCTGATGCAACCCTTGACCGCATCAAGGGACGCGGCAAGCTGACCGTCGGTGTGATCCTGTCCGGCGCTCCCTTCGGTTTCATTGATCCGAAAACCCAGGAGCAAAAAGGCCTCAACATCGATGTCGCCAAGGCGCTTGCGGCCGGTCTCGGTGTCGAGCTTGTCACTGAGACTGTAACCCCGCCCAACCGCGTGCAGTTTCTGCAGCAGGGCAAGGTCGATATCCTCATTGCAAACATGCAGTACACGGAAGAACGCGCCAAGACACTCGACTATGTACCAACACCTTACGACCGTCAGGGTGGCGCAGCGATCGGGCGCAAGGATTCCGGCATCAAGGACTGGTCGGACCTGAAGGGCAAGATCGCTTGCGTATCGCAGGGCTCCAACTACACCCAGCCGCTCATCGAAGAATACGGCGCAGAGGTCAAGGCACTACCGAGCCAGCCTGAATCGCTCCTAGCATTGAAGGGTGGCAACTGCGATGTCTCCGTTCACGTCAATGGCACGATCAGCCTGATGCTTCAGGACCGCGCTGACGAGTGGAAGGACTACGGGATTCTGATCCCCACCGACCTTATCCCATCAGATTCGGTTATCTGGCTGCGCAAGGGCGAAAGCGACACACAGGCGGCACTCGACAAGATCGTCAAGGACTTGCATGCTTCCGGGAAGATGATCGAATTCGCAAAGTCGAACCGACTTCCGAGCATTGGCTACATGGAAGAACAGCAGAAGAAACTTTCTGCCGCTCAGTAA
- a CDS encoding NADP-dependent malic enzyme yields MSDTTKPASNRTSVTDQEALDFHAIGRPGKLEITPTKPMATQRDLSLAYSPGVAVPVKAIAENPATAYDYTTRGNMVAVISNGTAILGLGNLGALASKPVMEGKSVLFKRFADVDSIDLEVDTENADEFINCVRYLGPSFGGINLEDIKAPECFIIESRLRELMDIPVFHDDQHGTAIIAAAGLINAIELTGRDFKTTKLVCNGAGAAAIACMDLIKAMGFNPENITLCDTKGVIYQGRTEGMNQWKSAHAVKTDNRTLVEAMKGADVVFGLSQKGAFTEEMIRSMAPKPIIFAMANPDPEITPEEVARIRDDAIMATGRSDYPNQVNNVLGFPYIFRGALDVRASQINDAMKIAAAQALADLAREDVPDDVAAAYQGNRPRFGSQYIIPVPFDPRLISAIPVAVAKAAIETGVARRELPDLDAYARELSARRDPMASTTQRLYERVRRSPKRVVFAEAEEEQVMRAAISFTAQGLGTAILLGRDDIIKANAEKAGIDLDRANIEITNARLSTRVDAYIDYLYARLQRGGFLLRDVQRLIHNDRNHFAACMVAMGDADAVVTGVTRNYSTALEDIRRCINTKPGHRVIGVSLVVSRNRTVFVADTAVHDMPSAEDLADIAEEAAGLARRFGYEPRVAMLAYSTFGQPTGERSDKVREAVKILDKRNVNFEVDGEMSADVALNHHRMQSQYPFARLSGAANVLVMPAIHSASISTKMLQELGGATVIGPLLVGLDKSVQITAMGAKDSDIVNMAAIAAYNAGR; encoded by the coding sequence ATGTCCGACACGACGAAGCCAGCAAGCAACAGAACATCGGTCACCGATCAGGAAGCACTGGATTTCCATGCAATCGGCAGACCGGGCAAACTGGAGATCACTCCCACCAAGCCAATGGCAACCCAGCGTGACCTTTCGTTGGCCTATTCGCCTGGTGTTGCCGTCCCCGTCAAAGCGATCGCCGAAAACCCCGCAACCGCCTATGACTATACGACGCGCGGCAACATGGTTGCAGTCATTTCAAACGGCACGGCTATCCTCGGTCTAGGCAACCTCGGCGCATTGGCTTCCAAGCCTGTCATGGAGGGCAAATCAGTTCTGTTCAAGCGGTTCGCCGACGTCGATTCCATCGACCTTGAGGTCGACACCGAAAACGCCGACGAATTCATCAACTGTGTGCGTTATCTCGGCCCGTCCTTTGGAGGGATCAACCTCGAAGATATCAAGGCACCGGAATGTTTCATCATTGAAAGCCGTCTGCGCGAGCTGATGGACATTCCCGTTTTCCATGACGACCAGCATGGTACCGCCATCATCGCTGCAGCCGGTCTGATCAATGCCATTGAACTGACAGGTCGCGACTTCAAGACAACAAAGCTTGTCTGCAACGGGGCTGGCGCTGCCGCCATCGCCTGTATGGACCTCATCAAGGCCATGGGCTTCAACCCCGAAAACATCACGCTTTGCGACACCAAGGGCGTAATCTATCAGGGCCGCACGGAAGGCATGAACCAGTGGAAGTCGGCGCATGCGGTCAAGACTGACAATCGCACGCTGGTGGAAGCTATGAAGGGTGCCGACGTCGTGTTCGGGCTTTCGCAAAAGGGCGCCTTCACTGAAGAGATGATCCGTTCGATGGCACCGAAGCCGATCATTTTCGCCATGGCCAACCCAGATCCGGAAATTACGCCGGAAGAGGTTGCGCGCATTCGCGACGACGCGATCATGGCGACCGGTCGCTCCGACTATCCGAACCAGGTCAACAACGTTCTTGGTTTCCCTTACATCTTCCGTGGCGCACTCGATGTTCGCGCCAGCCAGATCAACGACGCCATGAAGATCGCAGCCGCGCAGGCACTTGCCGATCTGGCACGTGAAGACGTGCCCGACGACGTGGCAGCAGCCTATCAGGGCAATCGCCCGCGTTTCGGCTCGCAATACATCATCCCGGTTCCGTTCGATCCGCGGCTGATCTCGGCCATCCCAGTTGCCGTCGCAAAGGCCGCGATTGAAACAGGTGTGGCGCGCCGTGAATTGCCGGATCTCGACGCTTATGCGCGTGAGCTGTCCGCCCGCCGCGACCCAATGGCATCGACAACCCAACGGCTCTACGAGCGCGTACGCCGTTCGCCAAAGCGCGTGGTTTTCGCAGAGGCGGAAGAAGAACAGGTCATGCGCGCGGCGATCTCATTTACCGCGCAGGGACTTGGTACGGCCATTCTTCTCGGTCGTGACGACATCATTAAAGCAAATGCCGAGAAGGCGGGCATCGACCTTGATCGTGCCAATATCGAGATCACCAATGCGCGCCTTTCCACGCGCGTTGATGCCTACATCGACTATCTCTATGCCCGTCTGCAACGCGGCGGCTTCCTCTTGCGCGACGTACAGCGCCTCATTCACAACGACCGCAACCATTTCGCGGCCTGCATGGTCGCGATGGGCGATGCGGACGCAGTTGTGACCGGTGTCACCCGCAACTACTCGACGGCACTGGAAGACATTCGTCGCTGCATCAACACCAAGCCCGGTCACCGCGTCATCGGCGTGTCACTCGTCGTGTCGCGCAACCGCACGGTCTTCGTAGCCGACACGGCTGTCCACGACATGCCGTCAGCCGAAGATCTCGCCGATATTGCCGAAGAAGCAGCCGGTCTTGCTCGCCGTTTCGGGTACGAGCCACGTGTGGCGATGCTTGCCTACTCCACCTTTGGCCAGCCGACTGGTGAACGCTCCGACAAGGTCCGCGAAGCGGTGAAGATCCTCGACAAGCGCAACGTGAACTTCGAGGTGGACGGTGAAATGTCCGCTGATGTGGCGCTGAACCACCATCGCATGCAAAGCCAGTACCCCTTCGCCCGCCTTTCTGGCGCCGCCAACGTTCTGGTCATGCCTGCCATTCACTCCGCATCGATCTCCACCAAGATGCTGCAGGAGTTGGGTGGCGCAACGGTCATCGGTCCGCTTCTCGTTGGCCTAGACAAGTCCGTCCAGATCACAGCCATGGGCGCGAAGGACAGCGATATCGTCAACATGGCGGCAATTGCTGCGTACAACGCCGGTCGCTAA
- a CDS encoding LysR family transcriptional regulator, with translation MDTRQLTIFVEAARTRNFRAAAAQLGIAQPAVTQRIRQLEESLGFPLFRRINRGVELTPAGQAMLVEAEEILARTKVAQEKADQIRRGEFGIVRIGFGTSVMADQKLPALIAKFIGANVSTKLELMPGTTMDQLIKDVATRQTDVAFVRAPLPQLPQTLRAVAFDGSRLCVALSERHELASRRTLSIEEICQEKLLLPVDETGVGLSHSALSLFIDRGLEPDIGMRIANVNTILALVEAGAGIAILPEKTVRATRGVTGVPFTNLDTVSESVILVRRGVPGKHLQSFLSMARDM, from the coding sequence ATGGATACGCGTCAACTCACGATTTTCGTGGAAGCCGCCCGAACAAGGAATTTCCGGGCAGCAGCCGCCCAGCTTGGTATCGCGCAGCCCGCCGTCACCCAAAGGATCAGGCAACTCGAAGAAAGCCTGGGTTTCCCACTGTTTCGCCGGATCAATCGCGGCGTCGAACTGACACCTGCTGGGCAAGCCATGCTCGTTGAGGCGGAAGAAATACTCGCCCGCACCAAAGTGGCTCAAGAGAAGGCGGACCAGATCAGACGCGGTGAATTCGGAATTGTGCGGATCGGTTTCGGCACCAGCGTCATGGCCGATCAGAAACTGCCTGCTCTGATCGCAAAATTCATCGGTGCGAACGTGAGCACCAAGCTGGAACTCATGCCGGGCACCACCATGGATCAACTCATCAAGGATGTCGCGACCCGCCAGACAGACGTCGCATTTGTGAGGGCGCCATTACCGCAGCTACCGCAGACCTTGCGCGCAGTTGCGTTCGATGGATCAAGGCTTTGTGTTGCGCTCAGCGAACGACATGAACTGGCATCTCGGCGTACCTTGTCGATCGAGGAAATCTGCCAGGAAAAACTTCTGTTACCTGTCGATGAGACAGGTGTCGGTCTCAGCCACAGTGCGCTTTCGCTCTTCATTGACAGGGGGCTAGAACCAGATATCGGCATGCGGATTGCAAATGTGAACACCATTCTCGCGCTCGTTGAAGCAGGCGCTGGCATCGCCATCCTCCCGGAAAAGACCGTCCGCGCCACAAGGGGCGTGACCGGTGTTCCTTTCACCAATCTGGACACTGTTTCGGAAAGCGTCATTCTCGTCAGGCGTGGCGTTCCGGGAAAGCACTTGCAATCTTTTCTCAGCATGGCGCGGGATATGTGA
- a CDS encoding glucose/quinate/shikimate family membrane-bound PQQ-dependent dehydrogenase: MSHPQVSTSLPARLWLFVLGAVILLAGLFFAVGGGKLATLGGSLYFVIAGVALVISGLLVILRKPAGALLFGLTVVLTVIWAIWEVGLDFWPLISRLLAIGVGAAVVAASFPLLRRAVGKTPAYGVSFAVAAVMALVSGAGFAGMFVAHPTVSFSGEAAALTPVSPATEQKNWEHYGNTAGGSRFVALDDITRDNIKNLEVAWTYHTGDTPISPGANGAEDQQTPLQVGDTVFLCTPHNNVIALDADTGTEKWKTEINAKSSVWMRCRGLAYFDATQPLKQPTAPGSTPVTPAVVADGALCQRRILMNTINAELIALDADTGAYCPDFGTNGRVDLTIGLGDAPDPQYVLTSAPTLAGTTVVVGGRIADNVQVDMPGGVMRGFDVITGQLRWAFDPGNPDITLLPPPGQTYTRSTPNVWAAMSYDPDMNTVYMPVGSPSVDLYGATRTPLDHKYGASMLALDATTGREKWVYQTVHNDLWDFDVPMQPSFIDFPKADGTTVPALVFGTKAGQLYVLDRATGQPLTQVDNVPVKAANIPNEPYSPTQPRSVGMPQIGAQTLTEADMWGATPFDQLLCRIAFKGMRYEGLYTAPGTDVSLSFPGSLGGMNWGGLSTDPTTNTIFVNDMRLGLWIQMKEAAPSNVTASGGESVNTGMGLVPMKGTPYAVDKNRFLSALGIPCQAPPYGTMTAIDMKTQKIKWQVPVGTVEDTGPFGIKMGLPLPIGMPTLGGTLATQGGLVFIAGTQDYYLRAFDTATGKEVWKARLPVGSQGGPMSYKSPKTGKQYVVISAGGARQSPDRGDYVIAYALPN, from the coding sequence ATGAGCCATCCACAAGTCTCCACGTCACTTCCAGCCAGATTGTGGCTGTTTGTGCTCGGGGCCGTCATTCTTCTGGCGGGCCTGTTCTTTGCTGTCGGAGGAGGCAAGCTTGCCACTCTCGGCGGCAGCCTCTACTTCGTCATCGCGGGCGTTGCGCTCGTCATTTCCGGCTTGCTCGTGATCCTGCGCAAGCCTGCTGGAGCGTTACTGTTTGGTCTTACCGTCGTTCTGACGGTCATCTGGGCAATCTGGGAAGTCGGTCTCGATTTCTGGCCTCTGATCTCTCGCCTTCTGGCGATTGGCGTCGGAGCGGCGGTTGTTGCGGCATCCTTTCCGCTACTGCGTCGTGCGGTCGGCAAAACACCGGCCTACGGTGTTTCGTTTGCGGTGGCCGCGGTCATGGCACTTGTCTCAGGTGCGGGTTTCGCCGGTATGTTTGTCGCTCACCCGACCGTCAGTTTCAGCGGTGAAGCCGCCGCGCTGACGCCGGTCTCGCCTGCGACAGAGCAGAAGAACTGGGAGCATTACGGTAATACTGCAGGTGGTAGCCGGTTCGTGGCGCTTGATGACATCACGCGCGACAATATCAAGAATCTGGAGGTTGCCTGGACCTATCACACCGGTGACACACCGATCAGCCCCGGTGCGAACGGGGCAGAAGATCAGCAGACCCCGCTGCAGGTGGGCGACACGGTGTTCCTGTGCACTCCCCATAACAATGTCATCGCTCTCGACGCAGACACCGGCACTGAAAAGTGGAAGACCGAAATCAACGCGAAATCATCCGTCTGGATGCGTTGCCGCGGCCTTGCCTATTTCGATGCCACACAGCCGCTCAAGCAGCCAACTGCGCCAGGCTCTACGCCTGTTACACCTGCTGTCGTTGCCGACGGTGCACTTTGCCAGCGCCGCATTTTGATGAACACCATCAATGCAGAACTGATCGCGCTGGATGCCGACACGGGTGCATATTGCCCCGATTTCGGTACGAATGGCCGTGTTGATCTGACGATTGGTCTTGGTGATGCGCCCGATCCGCAATATGTGTTGACGTCGGCTCCAACGCTTGCCGGCACAACGGTCGTCGTCGGCGGGCGTATCGCCGACAACGTTCAGGTGGATATGCCTGGTGGTGTCATGCGCGGGTTCGATGTCATAACTGGGCAGTTGCGCTGGGCTTTCGATCCAGGCAATCCTGATATCACGCTTCTGCCGCCTCCCGGCCAGACATACACGCGTTCCACTCCTAACGTCTGGGCAGCGATGTCCTACGATCCGGACATGAACACTGTCTACATGCCGGTCGGCAGCCCATCGGTCGATCTTTACGGCGCGACACGCACCCCGCTCGACCATAAATATGGCGCGTCCATGCTAGCACTTGATGCCACCACCGGCCGTGAAAAGTGGGTCTACCAGACGGTTCATAATGATCTCTGGGACTTCGATGTGCCGATGCAACCGAGCTTCATCGATTTTCCGAAGGCAGACGGGACCACGGTTCCGGCTCTTGTCTTCGGGACAAAGGCGGGTCAGCTCTACGTGCTGGACCGTGCTACGGGTCAACCTTTGACCCAAGTCGATAATGTGCCGGTCAAGGCGGCAAACATCCCCAATGAGCCTTATTCGCCGACCCAGCCGCGTTCCGTCGGTATGCCGCAAATTGGTGCGCAGACGCTCACTGAAGCCGACATGTGGGGCGCTACACCGTTCGATCAGCTTCTTTGCCGCATTGCCTTCAAGGGCATGCGTTATGAAGGGCTCTATACGGCTCCAGGCACCGATGTGTCGCTCAGCTTCCCGGGTTCGCTCGGCGGTATGAACTGGGGCGGACTTTCGACTGATCCGACCACGAATACGATCTTCGTGAACGATATGCGCCTTGGTCTTTGGATTCAGATGAAGGAAGCCGCACCGAGCAACGTCACTGCAAGTGGCGGCGAAAGCGTCAACACCGGCATGGGCCTTGTGCCAATGAAGGGTACGCCTTACGCGGTTGACAAGAACCGGTTCCTCTCGGCGCTCGGCATCCCATGCCAGGCTCCGCCATATGGTACGATGACTGCCATCGACATGAAAACGCAGAAGATCAAGTGGCAGGTTCCCGTCGGCACAGTCGAAGACACTGGTCCGTTCGGCATCAAGATGGGTCTTCCGCTCCCGATCGGCATGCCAACCCTCGGCGGCACATTGGCGACCCAGGGCGGCCTGGTCTTTATCGCCGGTACGCAGGACTATTATCTGCGGGCTTTCGATACTGCTACTGGCAAGGAAGTCTGGAAGGCACGCCTTCCGGTCGGTAGCCAGGGCGGTCCAATGAGCTACAAGTCTCCGAAAACCGGCAAGCAGTATGTCGTGATTTCGGCAGGTGGTGCCCGCCAGTCACCGGATCGTGGTGACTATGTGATCGCATACGCTTTGCCGAATTGA
- a CDS encoding mannose-1-phosphate guanylyltransferase/mannose-6-phosphate isomerase, with the protein MTSQVRKITPVLLAGGAGSRLWPVSRDQLPKQFQPLVGDLSTYQQTLQRVSDPALYAGPLVVTNEDFRFFARRQAEEIGLSATVVLEPARRDSAAAMAAAAVLAERREPGSLVLALAADHVVLDADKFSDAVKLGAKAADQGSIVVFGLVPTEPRTSYGYIKPGEAIDGEKDLSAVDAFVEKPDVRTAISYLEKGYLWNSGNFLFRSDVMIAELKTYAPEILAAVTKAVDQHESDLGFVRLHQESFEASPKNSIDYAVIEKTQHMAVVHGHFRWSDIGSWDAIWEIADKRDNGNAVEGDGVFIDSEGCLIHSTSLLTTVVGAKDLVVVATKDAVLVVPKNKVQDVKGLVETLKDSGHAPRTQTHKRVHRPWGSLEHMDVGQRYRVGHIKVEPGHRISFQKHYHRSEHWIVVKGTATVTIGEETKLLTENESVYIPIGQPHRLANEGQIPLELIEIQTGAYIGEDDVVRIEDDYRRP; encoded by the coding sequence GTGACATCACAGGTACGAAAGATCACGCCGGTTCTTCTAGCAGGGGGAGCGGGTTCGCGGCTTTGGCCAGTGTCACGCGATCAGTTGCCAAAACAGTTCCAGCCGTTGGTCGGTGATCTTTCCACCTATCAGCAGACCTTGCAGCGCGTATCCGACCCCGCATTGTACGCGGGCCCGCTGGTTGTCACCAATGAGGATTTCCGTTTTTTTGCCCGTCGTCAGGCAGAAGAAATTGGGCTGTCGGCGACTGTGGTGCTCGAGCCTGCGCGTCGTGACAGTGCTGCCGCAATGGCCGCTGCCGCTGTCCTTGCTGAGCGGCGCGAGCCAGGCTCTCTGGTTCTGGCACTGGCCGCTGACCATGTGGTGCTGGATGCCGACAAGTTTTCCGACGCTGTCAAACTCGGTGCCAAGGCAGCCGATCAGGGTTCTATCGTCGTATTCGGGCTTGTGCCAACCGAGCCTAGAACCTCATATGGCTACATCAAGCCGGGTGAAGCGATTGACGGCGAAAAGGATCTGAGCGCCGTTGATGCTTTTGTTGAAAAACCCGATGTGAGGACCGCGATCTCTTACCTCGAAAAAGGGTATCTGTGGAACTCCGGCAACTTCCTGTTCCGCTCCGATGTGATGATTGCCGAACTCAAGACCTACGCGCCGGAAATCCTGGCCGCGGTGACCAAAGCCGTCGATCAGCATGAGAGCGATCTCGGTTTCGTGCGCCTTCATCAGGAAAGCTTCGAGGCATCTCCGAAAAACTCGATTGACTATGCTGTGATCGAGAAGACCCAACATATGGCGGTCGTGCACGGCCATTTCCGCTGGTCGGATATCGGGAGCTGGGACGCGATCTGGGAAATCGCCGACAAACGCGACAATGGCAACGCCGTGGAAGGCGACGGTGTCTTCATCGATTCCGAGGGCTGCCTCATCCACTCCACAAGTCTTCTGACCACAGTCGTCGGTGCCAAGGATCTTGTGGTGGTGGCAACCAAGGATGCGGTCCTGGTCGTGCCGAAAAACAAGGTGCAGGATGTGAAAGGGCTGGTGGAAACGCTAAAGGATAGCGGTCACGCCCCCCGCACTCAGACGCACAAGCGCGTGCATCGCCCTTGGGGATCGCTGGAGCACATGGATGTCGGCCAGCGTTACCGCGTCGGGCATATCAAGGTTGAGCCGGGCCACCGCATTTCGTTCCAGAAGCACTATCATCGCTCCGAACACTGGATTGTGGTCAAGGGCACTGCAACGGTAACGATTGGCGAAGAAACGAAGCTGCTGACCGAAAACGAGTCGGTGTACATTCCGATCGGCCAGCCTCACCGCCTTGCCAATGAGGGTCAGATCCCACTTGAACTGATCGAAATCCAGACTGGCGCCTATATCGGTGAAGACGACGTCGTTCGCATCGAGGACGATTACAGACGCCCCTGA
- a CDS encoding carbohydrate ABC transporter substrate-binding protein, whose protein sequence is MRMRAISMAFAASVMIPAGMAGATDLEVTHWWTSGGEAAAVAELAKAFDATGNKWVDGAIAGSGGTARPIMISRITGGDPMGATQFNHGRQAEELVQAGLMRDLTDVAEKGKWKDVIKPASLLDSCTIDGKIYCAPVNIHSWQWLWLSNEAFKKAGVEVPKNWTEFVAAAPALKKAGIQPLALGGQAWQANGLFDTLTISIGGKDLYQKVYADKDSEAAAGPEMAKIFAAAVEARDMAKGTNVQDWNQATNMVITGKAGGQVMGDWAQGEFQLANQKAGTDYSCLPGLGLNEYLTTGGDAFYFPVLKDEAKSKAQDVLAEVIVDPKTQVAFNLKKGSLPIRGDVDLNAANDCMKKGLAILAKGNALTSTDQLISADTQKQKEDLMAEFFASSSMTAEDAQKRFADIIGSAD, encoded by the coding sequence ATGCGCATGCGTGCAATTTCTATGGCTTTTGCGGCCAGTGTTATGATTCCGGCCGGGATGGCCGGTGCTACCGATTTGGAAGTAACCCATTGGTGGACATCGGGCGGTGAGGCCGCTGCGGTTGCCGAACTCGCCAAAGCTTTTGATGCAACCGGCAACAAGTGGGTGGACGGTGCCATCGCCGGTTCCGGCGGCACGGCTCGTCCGATCATGATCAGCCGTATCACCGGCGGTGACCCGATGGGCGCCACGCAATTCAATCATGGCCGCCAGGCAGAGGAACTTGTTCAAGCAGGGTTGATGCGCGATCTGACAGATGTTGCTGAAAAGGGGAAGTGGAAAGACGTCATCAAGCCCGCAAGCTTGCTCGATAGCTGCACCATCGACGGCAAGATCTACTGCGCGCCTGTGAATATCCATTCGTGGCAATGGCTGTGGCTTTCCAACGAAGCCTTCAAGAAGGCCGGCGTCGAAGTTCCAAAGAACTGGACAGAGTTCGTCGCAGCGGCGCCCGCGCTGAAAAAGGCCGGCATACAGCCGCTGGCACTCGGCGGTCAGGCGTGGCAGGCGAACGGTTTGTTCGACACTTTGACGATCTCGATTGGTGGAAAGGATCTCTACCAGAAAGTCTATGCTGACAAGGATTCAGAAGCAGCGGCAGGTCCAGAGATGGCCAAGATTTTCGCCGCAGCCGTTGAAGCGCGCGATATGGCCAAAGGCACGAACGTTCAAGACTGGAACCAGGCTACCAACATGGTCATTACCGGAAAAGCCGGCGGCCAGGTCATGGGTGACTGGGCGCAGGGGGAATTCCAGCTTGCCAATCAAAAAGCCGGTACAGACTATAGCTGCCTTCCTGGTCTCGGGCTCAACGAATATCTGACGACAGGCGGCGATGCCTTCTACTTCCCGGTGTTGAAGGATGAAGCGAAATCAAAGGCCCAGGATGTTCTGGCCGAAGTCATCGTTGATCCGAAGACACAGGTCGCCTTCAATCTGAAAAAAGGATCACTGCCGATACGCGGCGACGTGGACCTTAATGCGGCCAACGACTGCATGAAAAAGGGACTTGCTATTCTCGCCAAGGGCAACGCTCTCACCAGTACCGACCAGCTGATTTCTGCCGACACGCAGAAACAGAAGGAAGATCTGATGGCGGAATTCTTTGCGAGTTCATCCATGACCGCCGAGGATGCGCAAAAGCGTTTTGCTGACATCATCGGTTCGGCGGACTGA
- a CDS encoding sugar ABC transporter permease: MAGQAHSGRPNQLFRNLNSKIASIPMILTAVVIFLGGTIWTVVYSFTNSKLLPRATFIGFEQYERLWAAPRWIVSIQNLAIYGILSLIFSLVIGFVLAALMDQKIRFENTFRTIFLYPFALSFIVTGLVWQWLLNPEFGIQSVVRSLGWESFTFDPLYNSQIVIYGILIAALWQGTGLVMCLMLAGLRGIDEDIWKAARVDGIPMWRTYIQIIIPMMRPVFITTLVIIASGIVKVYDLVVAQTSGGPGIASEVPAKYVYDYMFQAQNLGQGFAASTMMLLTVAIIIIPWAYLEFGGKKRG; this comes from the coding sequence ATGGCGGGTCAAGCGCATTCCGGCCGCCCCAACCAGCTTTTTCGCAATCTTAATTCGAAGATTGCCTCCATTCCCATGATCCTGACGGCTGTCGTGATCTTCCTTGGCGGAACGATCTGGACAGTCGTTTACTCCTTCACCAATTCGAAACTGCTGCCGCGCGCGACATTCATCGGTTTTGAACAGTATGAACGCCTGTGGGCGGCGCCGCGGTGGATTGTGTCCATCCAGAACCTTGCGATCTACGGCATTCTTTCGCTGATTTTCAGCCTGGTGATCGGATTTGTCCTCGCCGCACTGATGGACCAGAAAATCCGCTTCGAAAACACATTCCGAACCATCTTCCTCTATCCCTTCGCACTGTCGTTCATTGTGACGGGCCTGGTATGGCAGTGGCTGTTGAACCCAGAATTTGGCATTCAGTCGGTGGTCCGATCACTCGGCTGGGAAAGCTTCACCTTCGATCCCCTCTACAACTCCCAGATTGTCATTTACGGCATCTTGATTGCCGCCTTGTGGCAGGGGACGGGGCTGGTGATGTGCCTCATGCTCGCTGGTCTTCGTGGCATCGATGAGGACATCTGGAAGGCTGCACGCGTCGACGGCATTCCCATGTGGAGAACCTATATCCAGATCATCATTCCCATGATGCGGCCGGTTTTCATCACGACGCTTGTCATTATCGCCAGTGGCATCGTCAAGGTCTACGATCTGGTCGTGGCGCAGACGAGCGGGGGGCCAGGCATCGCGTCTGAGGTGCCCGCGAAATACGTCTACGACTACATGTTCCAGGCGCAGAACCTCGGGCAGGGCTTTGCCGCCTCGACCATGATGCTTTTGACGGTGGCTATCATCATCATTCCGTGGGCCTACCTTGAATTTGGAGGCAAAAAACGTGGCTAA